A portion of the Glycine max cultivar Williams 82 chromosome 10, Glycine_max_v4.0, whole genome shotgun sequence genome contains these proteins:
- the LOC100790724 gene encoding transcription factor LAF1-like, whose amino-acid sequence MGFQPMEKGKAKHKKGLWSPEEDNKLRNHILKHGHGCWSSVPIKAGLQRNGKSCRLRWINYLRPGLKRGKFSKQEEETILTLHDMLGNKWSQISQHLPGRTDNEIKNYWHSYLKKRVAKAKEMESHNQIKYASSSSDTIDSSNSIQKLATQGQQIYNFTKESCQSSLPKLLFAEWLSLDHVNSANSVESLGLRNGFDHNSTFQEAAIHDMSEVPFGGDYNRCVSNIPAPEMFNSQLKYANQMVENGYIHCMPGFDLSSNFSMSNDAIMYI is encoded by the exons ATGGGGTTCCAGCCAATGGAAAAGGGAAAAGCAAAACATAAGAAGGGGTTATGGTCACCTGAAGAAGACAACAAGCTCAGAAACCACATCCTTAAACATGGTCATGGCTGTTGGAGTTCTGTCCCCATTAAGGCAG GCTTGCAAAGGAATGGAAAGAGCTGTAGATTAAGGTGGATTAACTATCTAAGGCCAGGATTAAAGAGAGGAAAGTTCAGCAAACAGGAAGAGGAGACAATCCTCACCCTTCACGACATGCTAGGCAACAA GTGGTCACAGATATCACAGCATTTGCCAGGAAGGACAGACAATGAGATTAAAAACTATTGGCATTCATATTTGAAAAAGAGAGTGGCCAAAGCTAAGGAAATGGAATCTCATAACCAAATTAAGTATGCTAGCTCAAGCTCAGATACAATAGACTCTTCAAATTCTATCCAAAAACTTGCAACTCAAGGCCAACAGATCTATAACTTCACCAAAGAGTCTTGTCAAAGCTCCTTACCAAAACTGTTATTTGCCGAGTGGCTTTCATTGGATCATGTAAACTCTGCAAATTCAGTGGAGTCTTTGGGTTTGAGGAATGGATTTGATCATAATTCAACTTTTCAAGAAGCTGCAATTCATGATATGTCAGAGGTGCCCTTTGGTGGAGACTATAATAGATGTGTAAGTAACATTCCAGCCCCTGAGATGTTCAATTCACAGCTAAAGTATGCAAATCAAATGGTGGAAAATGGTTACATTCATTGTATGCCCGGGTTTGACTTAAGTAGCAATTTCAGCATGAGCAATGATGCAATAATGTACATATGA
- the LOC100790200 gene encoding pre-mRNA cleavage factor Im 25 kDa subunit 2 isoform X1: MVSSQVVNTYPLSSYTFGTKEPKMEKDTSVADRLARMKVNYMKEGMRTSVEGILLVQEHNHPHILLLQIGNTFCKLPGGRLKPGENEIEGLKRKLTSKLGANSPALVPDWQISECVAIWWRPNFETIMYPYCPPHITKPKECKKLFLVHLSEREYFAVPKNLKLLAVPLFELYDNVQRYGPVISTIPQQLSRFQFKMITN; this comes from the exons ATGGTGTCGTCGCAGGTTGTGAATACTTACCCGTTGTCCAGCTACACGTTCGGCACGAAGGAGCCCAAGATGGAGAAGGATACCTCCGTCGCGGATCGTCTCGCTCGCATGAAAGTCAA CTATATGAAGGAGGGAATGAGGACCAGTGTGGAAGGAATTTTACTG GTACAAGAGCACAATCATCCTCATATACTTCTTCTCCAAATTGGAAACACATTCTGCAAACTCCCAGGCGGTCGTCTCAAACCAGGAGAGAATG AAATTGAGGGCTTGAAGAGGAAGTTGACTAGCAAGCTTGGTGCTAATTCACCAGCTCTTGTGCCTGACTGGCAG ATAAGTGAGTGTGTAGCAATCTGGTGGAGGCCAAATTTTGAAACCATAATGTATCCATACTGCCCTCCTCATATAACAAAACCCAAG GAGTGCAAAAAGCTTTTCCTTGTTCATTTATCTGAGAGGGAATACTTTGCAGTGcccaaaaatttaaaacttcttGCTGTTCCATTGTTTGAACTCTATGATAATGTTCAG AGATACGGGCCAGTTATATCCACTATTCCTCAGCAGCTATCCAGATTCCAGTTTAAAATGATCACTAATTGA
- the LOC100790200 gene encoding pre-mRNA cleavage factor Im 25 kDa subunit 2 isoform X2, with amino-acid sequence MEKDTSVADRLARMKVNYMKEGMRTSVEGILLVQEHNHPHILLLQIGNTFCKLPGGRLKPGENEIEGLKRKLTSKLGANSPALVPDWQISECVAIWWRPNFETIMYPYCPPHITKPKECKKLFLVHLSEREYFAVPKNLKLLAVPLFELYDNVQRYGPVISTIPQQLSRFQFKMITN; translated from the exons ATGGAGAAGGATACCTCCGTCGCGGATCGTCTCGCTCGCATGAAAGTCAA CTATATGAAGGAGGGAATGAGGACCAGTGTGGAAGGAATTTTACTG GTACAAGAGCACAATCATCCTCATATACTTCTTCTCCAAATTGGAAACACATTCTGCAAACTCCCAGGCGGTCGTCTCAAACCAGGAGAGAATG AAATTGAGGGCTTGAAGAGGAAGTTGACTAGCAAGCTTGGTGCTAATTCACCAGCTCTTGTGCCTGACTGGCAG ATAAGTGAGTGTGTAGCAATCTGGTGGAGGCCAAATTTTGAAACCATAATGTATCCATACTGCCCTCCTCATATAACAAAACCCAAG GAGTGCAAAAAGCTTTTCCTTGTTCATTTATCTGAGAGGGAATACTTTGCAGTGcccaaaaatttaaaacttcttGCTGTTCCATTGTTTGAACTCTATGATAATGTTCAG AGATACGGGCCAGTTATATCCACTATTCCTCAGCAGCTATCCAGATTCCAGTTTAAAATGATCACTAATTGA